A single region of the Euwallacea similis isolate ESF13 chromosome 22, ESF131.1, whole genome shotgun sequence genome encodes:
- the LOC136416226 gene encoding transcriptional regulator ATRX homolog isoform X2, which translates to MSSAVKLSPRPRKHKKSENMKQEIVAQVHRHNRSTTSSDNDYANSEDNLEVQKSDKNENYSLVNTPSREISVDGEAQINSKIISLIETEMKKDINRHSHFTESRPQSLSFYEDEKMPEELSGNLELLSPEEKKHYRKRKEYSQMDIEERNAYNAIQDLYNSRDPEEILNNPSKKSKSRKKKYGESEQGIGDSREMMIPKEKRKSKKKRREASPSSSNTKRKHKTRTRDDEHQPRSEVTLALEDLQDDVFENTLEDFGNKAEKMKKSPRRSDKVYVQKKSRFEEVSRHNNIPLSRQSAQDLDSISNLDKRISSRYPIEVAIVFQKWWMRLSSLCHGLLGGLGLGHWLYLVCNFHTQDQAFLTHYAYYSDIYVGLFFALCVMCIISVFDRMDVGHLDTHDLTQFFKQKKYSLLVIVYMACLTIHLSTTPYDEKLALVANRNHSDIGDVAGNTTDLGDYTGRTQDLEPSVFMAVLASVHCVYNFGRK; encoded by the exons ATGAGCAGTGCTGTGAAACTCTCCCCTCGGCCTAGAAAACATAAGAAATCGGAGAATATGAAACAGGAAATTGTGGCTCAGGTCCATCGGCATAACAGATCGACCACGAGTTCGGACAACGACTATGCAAATTCTGAGGACAATTTGGAAGTGCAAAAAAGCGACAAAAACGAGAATTACAGCT tggTGAATACACCTAGCAGGGAAATTTCTGTAGACGGGGAGGCTCAaataaactcaaaaataatttcattaattgaGACAGAAATGAAGAAGGACATCAACAGGCACTCACACTTTACGGAGTCTAGGCCTCAGAGTCTGAGCTTCTATGAGGATGAAAAGATGCCAGAGGAACTATCAG GGAACTTGGAACTCTTAAGCCCCGAAGAAAAGAAGCACTACAGGAAGCGAAAGGAATACTCTCAAATGGACATAGAAGAGCGCAACGCCTATAACGCAATACAAGATCTATATAACTCTAGAGACCCCGAGGAGATCCTCAACAACCCCAGCAAGAAATCAAAGTCCCGGAAAAAGAAATATGGGGAATCTGAGCAAGGGATTGGGGATAGCAGGGAGATGATGATACCGAAAGAGAAGCGCAAGAGTAAGAAGAAGAGAAGAGAAGCTTCTCCATCGTCCAGCAATACTAAAAGGAAACATAAGACTAGAACAAG GGATGATGAGCATCAACCTCGAAGTGAAGTAACGCTGGCATTAGAAGACCTTCAAGATGACGTTTTCGAGAATACGCTTGAAGATTTCGGAAACAAGGCcgagaaaatgaagaaaagcCCTAGGAGATCAGATAAAGTTTACGTGCAAAAGAAGTCCAGGTTCGAAGAGGTCAGCAGGCACAATAACATCCCTTTAAGCAGGCAGAGCGCCCAAGATTTAGACTCTATTAGCAATTTAGATAAAAG AATCTCTTCTCGTTATCCAATAGAAGTCGCCATAGTCTTCCAAAAATGGTGGATGCGCCTCTCTTCCCTTTGTCATGGCTTGTTGGGGGGTTTGGGGCTAGGCCATTGGCTTTATTTAGTCTGCAACTTCCACACCCAAGACCAAGCTTTTCTAACTCATTACGCTTACTATAGTGATATCTATGTAGGACTCTTTTTTGCCTTGTGTGTGATGTGCATCATTTCCGTCTTCGATAG gATGGATGTAGGCCACTTGGACACCCACGATTTGACCCagttttttaagcaaaaaaaatattcccttTTGGTGATTGTGTATATGGCCTGTCTGACCATACACTTATCGACCACCCCTTATGACGAGAAGCTCGCATTGGTAGCCAATAGGAATCATAGCGATATAGGAGATGTTGCCGGAAATACAACAGATTTAGGGG attacACTGGCAGAACTCAAGACTTGGAACCATCTGTCTTTATGGCGGTCCTTGCTAGCGTTCACTGCGTTTATAATTTTGGGCGTAAGTAA
- the LOC136416158 gene encoding uncharacterized protein, producing MPHALLQKCIIALTISISIIAVTEGADFKDHAVRSKRATGKPGFFKTLFSVIGEQYSDTKDTFSKVNGMINDNFLPEHAPVTEATIPSSDPNITTTAAPYKVTRSEFNRIIRRNLKGLMRLFNIELQDALQQSKITNAEYKKELNKEVSKFL from the exons ATGCCTCATGCTTTGCtacaaaaatgcattattgCGCTCACAATATCGATTTCTATAATAGCAGTCACAGAAGGAGCGGACTTCAAGGACCATGCAGTTAGGAGCAAAAGGGCAACTGGAAAACctggatttttcaaaactctATTCTCAGTTATCGGAGAA CAATACTCAGACACCAAAGACACCTTCAGCAAGGTAAATGGCATGATTAACGACAATTTCCTGCCAGAGCACGCCCCT GTTACTGAAGCTACAATCCCTTCAAGTGATCCAAACATCACCACCACGGCAGCGCCATACAAAGTCACTAGAAGCGAATTCAACAGGATCATTAGGAGGAATTTGAAAGGGCTCATGAGATTGTTCAACATTGAACTACAGGATGCTCTACAG caatcaaaaattacaaatgcTGAGTACAAGAAGGAGCTGAACAAGGAAGTTTCGAAGTTCCTATAA
- the LOC136416226 gene encoding DNA ligase 1-like isoform X1, whose protein sequence is MSSAVKLSPRPRKHKKSENMKQEIVAQVHRHNRSTTSSDNDYANSEDNLEVQKSDKNENYSLVNTPSREISVDGEAQINSKIISLIETEMKKDINRHSHFTESRPQSLSFYEDEKMPEELSGNLELLSPEEKKHYRKRKEYSQMDIEERNAYNAIQDLYNSRDPEEILNNPSKKSKSRKKKYGESEQGIGDSREMMIPKEKRKSKKKRREASPSSSNTKRKHKTRTRDDEHQPRSEVTLALEDLQDDVFENTLEDFGNKAEKMKKSPRRSDKVYVQKKSRFEEVSRHNNIPLSRQSAQDLDSISNLDKRISSRYPIEVAIVFQKWWMRLSSLCHGLLGGLGLGHWLYLVCNFHTQDQAFLTHYAYYSDIYVGLFFALCVMCIISVFDRMDVGHLDTHDLTQFFKQKKYSLLVIVYMACLTIHLSTTPYDEKLALVANRNHSDIGDVAGNTTDLGGESNVFHESEITLAELKTWNHLSLWRSLLAFTAFIILGVSNPEDMLYNHLKSMEEYLPSDT, encoded by the exons ATGAGCAGTGCTGTGAAACTCTCCCCTCGGCCTAGAAAACATAAGAAATCGGAGAATATGAAACAGGAAATTGTGGCTCAGGTCCATCGGCATAACAGATCGACCACGAGTTCGGACAACGACTATGCAAATTCTGAGGACAATTTGGAAGTGCAAAAAAGCGACAAAAACGAGAATTACAGCT tggTGAATACACCTAGCAGGGAAATTTCTGTAGACGGGGAGGCTCAaataaactcaaaaataatttcattaattgaGACAGAAATGAAGAAGGACATCAACAGGCACTCACACTTTACGGAGTCTAGGCCTCAGAGTCTGAGCTTCTATGAGGATGAAAAGATGCCAGAGGAACTATCAG GGAACTTGGAACTCTTAAGCCCCGAAGAAAAGAAGCACTACAGGAAGCGAAAGGAATACTCTCAAATGGACATAGAAGAGCGCAACGCCTATAACGCAATACAAGATCTATATAACTCTAGAGACCCCGAGGAGATCCTCAACAACCCCAGCAAGAAATCAAAGTCCCGGAAAAAGAAATATGGGGAATCTGAGCAAGGGATTGGGGATAGCAGGGAGATGATGATACCGAAAGAGAAGCGCAAGAGTAAGAAGAAGAGAAGAGAAGCTTCTCCATCGTCCAGCAATACTAAAAGGAAACATAAGACTAGAACAAG GGATGATGAGCATCAACCTCGAAGTGAAGTAACGCTGGCATTAGAAGACCTTCAAGATGACGTTTTCGAGAATACGCTTGAAGATTTCGGAAACAAGGCcgagaaaatgaagaaaagcCCTAGGAGATCAGATAAAGTTTACGTGCAAAAGAAGTCCAGGTTCGAAGAGGTCAGCAGGCACAATAACATCCCTTTAAGCAGGCAGAGCGCCCAAGATTTAGACTCTATTAGCAATTTAGATAAAAG AATCTCTTCTCGTTATCCAATAGAAGTCGCCATAGTCTTCCAAAAATGGTGGATGCGCCTCTCTTCCCTTTGTCATGGCTTGTTGGGGGGTTTGGGGCTAGGCCATTGGCTTTATTTAGTCTGCAACTTCCACACCCAAGACCAAGCTTTTCTAACTCATTACGCTTACTATAGTGATATCTATGTAGGACTCTTTTTTGCCTTGTGTGTGATGTGCATCATTTCCGTCTTCGATAG gATGGATGTAGGCCACTTGGACACCCACGATTTGACCCagttttttaagcaaaaaaaatattcccttTTGGTGATTGTGTATATGGCCTGTCTGACCATACACTTATCGACCACCCCTTATGACGAGAAGCTCGCATTGGTAGCCAATAGGAATCATAGCGATATAGGAGATGTTGCCGGAAATACAACAGATTTAGGGGGTGAAAGTAACGTTTTCCATGAGAGTGAG attacACTGGCAGAACTCAAGACTTGGAACCATCTGTCTTTATGGCGGTCCTTGCTAGCGTTCACTGCGTTTATAATTTTGGGCGTAAGTAATCCTGAAGACATGCTCTACAACCACCTGAAAAGCATGGAAGAGTACCTACCATCGGATACATAG